The nucleotide sequence CCATTCCGCTATCATCGTCTCGTAGTaggaggagatggtgaaggacagcagcgtcgccgtttgcgcggcggcctcctcgttGCGCCGGTGGAAGGGAACGGGGTTGATTGCCGAGCCGATCAACTGGATTACCGCTATCACGGCTGGTGTATTCACTGTTGAGCCACGCGTTGTGGCATGGCGCTCCGTGTAGCGGTCGTgcaccggcatcagcagctgcgcggcgtTCGTGTGCTCCATCAGCTCCGTCAGCGTCAAGTCCGCCACAGAGGAGCTTGCGGCGTTCTGGacgtgcggctgcggcttcAAGTTGAGTGCCACGCCGGTCTGGCACGCTACGCAGGGAATGGAGAACTCAAGGGTGCGGTAGGGGGCCGAGTTTGCCAGTGACGAGAGGTCCCGCCCCACCACGAACGGCGCGACGAGCTCCGACGAGGAAAGGTTTTGACGTGGCCGTAGCCACAACAGGGCCACGCTCGCCCTGCACTGCACCGCCAGACTCTCCAGCACGTTGTACAGCGTAGCGGAGACAAGGTCGAGGGCGGTGATCATGCGCTTCAACTGATACGATGGGACAGAGCCTTCGAACATGACGCGCGACGAAGCGGTAGGGACAACGgcaaaggaagaggagggcatCCCCATAAAGGGTAGCCGGGCAGCCTCGTCAGATGTGCCGCACAACTCCATGCTGGGGGATCTGCGATAGCGGTCACCAGTGGACGTGAAGGACACGGCGGGCGGTGCAGCCCTGCGGTTCTTCGACTGTTGCTCCGACTGCCCTGCTCGAGTGGTGGAGGACGAGAATGGGGCCACGGGGAGGTCGTTCTGCCGTTCGTGAAGCATCTGTACTTCCTCCTGCATGACGCCACaaagctgctggagcagctgcacgagctgTGAGA is from Leishmania panamensis strain MHOM/PA/94/PSC-1 chromosome 35 sequence and encodes:
- a CDS encoding hypothetical protein (TriTrypDB/GeneDB-style sysID: LpmP.35.6710): MTAMLCASCQHSFPEDMLAPASFSTRVGRYLSRTTSLLCKTRGKTSEDDHRLSQLVQLLQQLCGVMQEEVQMLHERQNDLPVAPFSSSTTRAGQSEQQSKNRRAAPPAVSFTSTGDRYRRSPSMELCGTSDEAARLPFMGMPSSSFAVVPTASSRVMFEGSVPSYQLKRMITALDLVSATLYNVLESLAVQCRASVALLWLRPRQNLSSSELVAPFVVGRDLSSLANSAPYRTLEFSIPCVACQTGVALNLKPQPHVQNAASSSVADLTLTELMEHTNAAQLLMPVHDRYTERHATTRGSTVNTPAVIAVIQLIGSAINPVPFHRRNEEAAAQTATLLSFTISSYYETMIAEWSNRFYVPTTLHATGKYAAGLDLRAAEKVLDDFATPPLLMFRSAVGNLSELTSANEARDALKLLGQNALRRSASLRPMATVKDLFQHATTMETNWVSAVQRTTRLEKTVAALKDDMLRRDVSALQKAQEAPKSRGTSAGSRPWSSAEKRNAMPLPSVAVVAPAAKKRSSLSSADINIPLTPPVPYVAEAVKIAAAGSPSAAVSVPPNTEVLKADEVDVLEAVTLRRLRELGVDTSMFE